In Gammaproteobacteria bacterium, the DNA window TTTTTTTACCTCGGTGATGAATGCCTGTAATTCGCTCATATCATCTCCCGCGCAGCCAGCCAAGACGAGGACCAGGAAAAAAAAGACCACGCTAAACAGATATCGCAGAAGCAAGGATTGGCACCGTGGCACAAAAAGAGGGCACGGACAGCTATTCACTTTTTAGTCTCTTCGTTGGAATAATGATAAATCTTTGCCACAGCATCCATTCGTAACCTCGCGGTTTTTTCTGTGTTACTGATTACATTTAGGGAAACATCATGAAGTGTCACGATTCTCGGCAGGGCGGCCACGCCACTTACGAATTGTCCAAATTGGTGATAGGTTCCAGTAACAACTATTTGTATTGGTTGATTCCGAAAATCCTGAGAAACCTGAACTCCGGGTTTGAATAATTCAAATTGGAGACCAGCGGCAATTCCTGTTTGAGAAATATCCACCAGGAGTGCGTCTACTTCTGCTTTGCTTGGTAGCTGCTTTAACATGATATTGAAAGATTCTTCCAGGTCGGCCATTTGTTGTTTAAGAATATCAAGACTGGCAGCCTTTTTTTGGTTATCCACAAATTCTTTACGTTTTGTTTCTTCTTGAACTTGGGCTTCATCCCAATCATTAATTCGGTATTGCGTGTCGAACCAATAGCCCGCACCCAGAATTACGATACAGGTGATGACAATCATGCCAATCTTCGCGGCGAATGGCCAAGAACCTATATTGTTGAAATCAAGATTATTGATGTCCGCGAGATTCACTTAGTGCCTCCCTCGGTTTTTTCTGGGGTTTTCGGTTTTGTTGGGAGTTTTGGCGCGACTGAATTTTTTTGTGAATTATTTTTATCATCAGTCAGGTTGCGTTGCTTGGCTTTAAGAGTAAACTTGCTAATCCGTTCATTGCCAGTTTGCGTACTCTGAATTACATCCAGCATGGGATCGGTTACCCACTTCGAATCAGTAATATTGCGCATTAAGGTTGAAACTAAAGTATTGGATTGCGCACCTCCATCAAAGTTAAGTGAACTACCTTTTTGTACAATGCTAGTCAGGTATACGCCCTCTGGAAGTAATCTGGGAATTTCATCAAACAGATGGACAATTTCCGGACGGCTGGCCTGAAGACGTTGAATAATATCCATGCGTGCTCGCAGGCTGGAAAGTTTCTTTTGGAGATTTTCTACTTCAGTTATTTTTTCCTTAATTTTTTTAATTTCTTTATCCAAAAGTGCATTTTTTTCTTTCTGAAATGAAATTCTCTCTTCAATATAATAATCAGAATAACCGAGTGCTCCAGCCGTGATAAATACGGAAAAAACCAAGCCGACGATAAATTCTTTTTGACGTTCCTTGCGTTTTTCCTCGCGCCAGGGTAGAAGATTAATTTGCGGCATGTTAATCGAAGCTCCGTAATGTCAATCCACAGGCGATCATCAGGGATGATGCGTCGCTAAACAAAGCCTGGGCATTCACCCGCGATGCCAAGGACATATTGGCAAAGGGATTAGCGATGACGGTGGGTGCTCCGGTTCTTGCCTCGATAATTTGAGCCGCGTCTGGAATAGAAACCGTGCCTCCCGATAGCAAAATAATATCCACTTTGTCATATTGAGTGGAAGAAAAGAAAAATTGCAAGGATCGGCTAACCTGTTGGGCCATTTCTTCTCTGAATGGCGACAATACCGCTGGTCCATAATCATCGGGCAGCCCACCTTTACGCTTGGCTTCTCCCGCTTCCTCATAGGACACCCCATAGTGACGCTGAATTCTTTCGGTGAGCTGCCTGCCGCCGAACACTTGTTCACGATTGTAAATAATGTGTTGGTCATATAACACATTAAGAGTTGTCATCGTGGCACCTACGTCGATCATTGCCACAGTTTTGTGGTTACCCTCGTCCGGGACTTGATCAACGACGAGGCTGAAAGCTTTCTCCATGGCATACGCCTCAATGTCGACGACCCTGGCAGTCAGTCCGCCTTGCTCAATGGCATTTACGCGCAGATCAATATTTTCCCGGCGGGAAGCCACTAGCAACACATCCACCATTTCCGGATTTTTTAAGGAAGGTTTTAAACGCTGAAAATCCAAATAGACCTCTTCCAGAGGAAAAGGGATGTATTGATCGGCTTCAACCTGGATTTGTGCTTCCATCTCATCTTCAGAGAGATTAGCAGACAGGGAGATCGTCTTGGTAATCACCGCCGATCCAGAGACCGCGACCGATGCCAGCTTAGTTCGTGTACCGGAACGTTTCACAGCTTTTTTAATGGCTTCACCCACCGCTTCCACATCAACGATGTTACGTTCCGAAATGGCGTTGGACGGAAGCGGTACCGCAGCGTAGCTTTCCACTCGGTAGCCACTATCCGGGCGACTTAATTCGATGAGTTTGATTACACTAGAGCTGATATCAATACCAACGAATGGTACCCATCGTTTTTTGAACGGCCACATAATAATCCCGATATTTTTGCTGCTGCATCTAAATTTCGTGACACTCGACTTCACTTCTAAACACCTGCTGAAAGGGGGGAAGGAAGCGAATAGTTCACGAAATGCCCACGAGAGAGCCGCCCCGGCTTTAGCCGTAGGGAAAGAAAACGAGCGGATTTAATGTGCCGGTCTTTCCCGGCTGTCAGACAGACTTTCTAAGCCTGGTCATAAACTGGACTTTACAAGCCTTCGGCTTTAGCCGTGGAGTTCATGACGTGAACTTGGTTTAATATGTTAATCAAATTGTTGTGTGGAATTGTTCGCTGAGTGCGTGGAAAATTGTGAGATCCACTATAGACTGAGCGCCTCTAAAAAACAAACGGCTTGCTGCCTCATCATGACTTCGTTATTGCGTATATTCGACTTCCTTCTATCGGCACTTTGTCTGCTGCTGTCGGTAATTTTGACGCTGACCCTGATGACGATGGTGGCGATAGTGTTAATTTACACCCATGTGGCGCGGGATCTTCCCGACCCTAAAACTTTACGTGAAGTACGCTTGCAGGTGCCATTGCGGATCTATAGCGCCGATGATCGCCTCATGGCGGAAATTGGGGAAAAACGACGCATTCCCCTACGGCTCGATCAAATCCCCAAAAAATTAATCAAAATCGTGTTAGCGGTTGAAGATGAACGTTTTTTCGAGCATCCTGGAGTTGACTGGCAGGGTTTAACCCGGGCGGCGTTGAGTTTGGTACGTACTGGTGAAAAGGCGCAGGGAGGCAGCACCATCACCATGCAGGTGGCACGTAACTTTTATCTCTCCCCGGAGAAGAGCTATCGACGCAAACTCAAGGAGATACTTCTCGCGCTAGGGATTGAACGCATTCTCACCAAGGAAGAAATTCTTGAACTTTATCTCAACAAAATTTACTTCGGTAATCGCGCCTACGGCGTAGGCGCAGCTGCCTGGACTTATTATGGACTACCCGTGGGCGAACTCAGCATCGCTCAAATGGCGACGATTGCGGGATTACCCAAGGCCCCTTCCCGAGATAATCCCATCGCTAACATCAATCGTTCTATGGCGCGTCGCGCCTATGTCCTCAACCGGTTGCTGGCCATGGGTGAGATTGACGCAACGACCTATCAAACAGCCATGGAGTCACCGGAAACCGCGCGACTTCATGGGCCGGAGGTGGAAGTAAACGCACCCTATCTGGTCGAGATGGTTCGCTCCGATTTGGTAGCGGCCTATGGCGAGGATGCTTACACCGCAGGCTTGCGCGTCCATACCACTCTTGATCCAACGCGCCAGCAAGCCGCAGACGCCGCCCTGCGGGCAGGTCTACTGGATTACGAGGAACGTCACGGCTATCGAGGCCCAGAGGGTTATTTGAAAATCACCTTGCCAGCACGCCAGATCGACGCCAACCTCGCTCACTATCCACTTCTGGCCCAATTGCCGATCGGGCAAGTAGTCGCGGTGGAAGGTCGAACAGCGCGTGTCCAGGTACCCGGTCATGGCATCGTTACCTTGAATTGGGAGGGTCTTTCTTGGGCGCGGCGGCGTTTATCCGATGGACGGCGCAGTGCGCTACCCCGTCAGGCGGCGGACATCGTAAAACCCGGCGATGTAATTCGCGTGCATTCCGACGCAGAGGGAAAATGGCGCTTGGCGCAACGCCCTGAAGTAAGTGGGGCATTGGTTTCACTGAAGCCCATGGATGGCGCAATTGTGGCCTTGACAGGAGGCTATGATTTCGCACAAAGCAAATTCAATCGTGCCGTACAGGCCGAGCGCCAGCCCGGCTCAAGTTTTAAGCCTTTCATTTATTCTGCCGCTCTAGAGCGTGGCTATACCCTGGCCAGTGTTTTTAATGATTCTCCCATGGTCGTTGACTTGCCTGGAATTCATGATTGGCATCCAGAAAATTATGGTGGTAAATACCGTGGTCCGACGCGACTCCGCGAAGCACTCATTCATTCACTCAATTTGGTCTCAATCCGGTTGCTTCAGGCGATTGGTATCGATTACGCCATCGATTACGTGGGCCGCTTTGGTTTCCCGCGAGAACGCATGCCGCGCAATCTGACCTTGGCGCTCGGTACTTTGGTGGCCTCTCCCCTGGAAATGGCCAGCGCCTACGCAATATTTGCCAACGGTGGTTATCGTGTAAATCCTTATTTCATTAAACGCATCGTAGATGACAATGGCACTGTGCTAGTCCGAGCTGAACCGCCGACCGTTTGTCCAATTTGCCCAGAGGTAGTGGAATCGGAAACCACGGAAGAAAATCGTCAGATGGTGCGGGGACCGGAAGGTCTTCCGGTTGCGCCACGGGTCGTGGACGCGCGTAATGTCTATCTGATCAATTCGATGTTGCGGGACGTGGCACGCCGGGGAACGGCAGCGCGGGCCAGGAGTCTGGGACGCTCCGACCTGGCGGGTAAAACGGGCACCACCAACGCCGAGCGTGATACCTGGTTTTCAGGCTTTAATAGTGAATTATTAACCACAGTCTGGATCGGATACGACCAGATGGAATCTCTGGGTGCCGAAGAAACAGGAGGCAAGACCGCGCTCCCTATCTGGATGAATTACATGGCCGAAGCCCTGCGGGGCATTCCCGATGCAGCCATCAATGAACCAGCCGGGTTGGTAACGGTACGTATTAATAGCCGTACTGGTTATGCCGCCGCGAGTGGCGATCCCGGCAGCATTTTTGAAACTTTCTCCGTTGATCATATTCCAGCGCGCCGTCCAATTTTAGCTAAAATTAATTCTGATTCTGGTTCTAATGCCGATAACGAGCAAACTTCATCGGATATAGATACTTTTCATTCGCGTAAAGAGTCGGTTTCAACAATGCCGGAGCAATTATTCTAGGTCGGAATCATTAAAATACTCAGAAAACTCCTATAACGGCGTCAGCCATGGTCGATGACTTTATTCACGCACGAAAACAAGAAACACAAGTCCGTACCGCGCTCAGCCGGGCGCGCACCTCATTGGTTTTGGATAAACCATTTATCGGGGCATTGGTGTTACGCCTGCCGATGGTTGCGGCTGATCCTCGATGGTGTCGTACCACCGCCACCGATGCCAGAACCTTTTACTACAACCCTGACTATATCGCTGCGCTTACCTCAAGTCAGATCCAATTCGTACTTGCTCATGAGGCGCTCCACTGCGCGCTGCTGCATTTCGCGCGTCGTTTACACCGGAATCGACAACGCTGGGACCAGGCTTGCGACCAGGCAGTCAATCCCCTCCTGGTCCGTGATGGACTGCATCCCGCGCCGGGTTGGTTAGTGATGGAAAATTTTTTCGGTATGACGGCAGAGGAAATTTATCCCTACATAGAAGAAAATAATACCAATGAACTGATGGACAGCCATGTGTACGATAGTGATGATAGCCAGTCGCGTGGACAACCATTCAACGGAGAGATGCAGCAGGAGCAAGAAGATGCGGGGGAAAAAAAGCAGCACGCACGCCATGAGGAAACGACAGCAGCGCGACACGGAGCACCGCGCCCTCCCCCCCTTGGCGCCGCCGAGTGTGAGGCTTTAACCATCCAGTGGCGACAGCGCCTAGCGGGAGCTGTCGAACTCGCACATCAAGCAGGAAAATTGTCGGGAGACATGGCTCGGCTTGTCGAACATTTGCTGCAACCGCAACTTCCCTGGCGCATGTTGCTCGCACGTTATCTTTCCGCAACTGCCCGTGATGATTACAGCTTTCAGCGTCCCTCGCGCCGGGAAGGACCTTATATCTTGCCCAGCTTGCGGAGTGGTCAACTAAATTTGGTCGTGGCTCTGGATGTGAGCGGTTCGATTACGGATACCGAATTACGGGAATTCGTCTCTGAAATTAACGCCATTAAAGGGCAGGCACGGGCAAGAGTAACCCTTCATGCCTGTGATGAGCAATTAGCGAGTGACGGACCCTGGATTTTTGAACCCTGGGAGTCGTTATCACTACCATCTTCCTTGCAAGGAGGAGGAGGCACCAGTTTCCTGCCGATTTTTGATTGGCTTGCTCACTGCGATCACGCTCCCGATCTATTAGCCTATTTCACCGATGCCCAAGGCCCATTTCCGCCACGGGAACCTACTTATCCAGTGATCTGGCTAATTAAAGGAAAATCTGGTGTTCCGTGGGGAACAAGAATTCAACTTAATTAACATAAATCAATTTATTTATTTAAATAAATTAAATTAAAAATTAGAACATTTATTCGATTTCATTTATCAATATTCGTAATGATTCAATCATCCGCTGCCGTGAAACATCATCTTTGATAGTTTGGAACAATCGGATTCTTGCATTGCGATCGAGGAGGACAAAATTTTCACTGTGGCGTATTTCGATTACGGCTAGATCGGGAGAATGCGTGGATTCCTTATCTAATGGATGAATAAATTCGGATTTGAATCCTTGAATTACCAAAGATTTTATGTTCTCAAATTTTCCAGTCACGAAGCTCCAGCGAGAATCGGTTGCTTCAGTTTTTTTAGTATAATTCAATAAAACTTCGGGAGTGTCATATTCTGGGTCCACCGAAATCGATAAAAAAGCAACACGATCACCAAATTCCTTTGTCTGGCTGGTAAGTATTTTCATTTCCTGTAGAGTACAATTGGAATGACAGCGTGTAAAAATAAAATTTATGACATGAGGTTTTCCTTTCAAGTTGGCGAGTGTATAGGGAGAACCGTGCTGATCCATAAGCGTTATCTGCGCCAAAACATCGCTTGCCGCAACCTGAACCTGTTCGGGGATTTCTGTCATTGGAAGTTTGTCGTCCATATTAATCCAGACAACAAGAGCAGCAATGGATAGGACGATAAACGCAATAATTTTAATAATTTGTACTTTCATTAGTAAACAAGCGTATTAGTAGGAAAAATTCATCTGCAATTGAAAATTTTTAGTGTTCCAACATTTTTTCCAGATAATGAATATTGGTACCTCCGTGCTCAAAATTGATATCCGCTAAAATAATCTGATGAAGTGAGATATTAGTTTTAATACCTTCAACAACAATTTCTGCAAGTGCATTGCGCATCCGCGCGATTGCACGAGGGCGATCCTCGCCATGAGCGATTAATTTACCAATCAGTGAATCATAATAAGGAGGAACCCGATAGCCCGTATAAAGATGAGAATCCACTCGAATACCAGGGCCACCCGGTGCGTGGTACATTGTGACGATTCCTGGCGAAGGGATGAAACGCTGCGGATCTTCGGCGTTAATACGGCATTCGATGGCGTGGCCACGCCAAGTAATGTCCGATTGACGATAAGCAAGTGACTCACCAGCAGCAATACGAATCTGTTCACGCACGATATCGACTCCGGTGACCATTTCCGTAATTGGATGTTCCACCTGGACCCTAGTGTTCATTTCGATAAAGTAAAACTCTCCATCCTGATATAAAAATTCGAAGGTACCTGCGCCCCGGTATCCGATTTCTAAGCAAGCCTGAACACAACGATCTCCAATTTGATTACTTATCTCGCGGGTAATGCCCGGAGCGGGAGATTCTTCCACCACTTTCTGATGACGGCGTTGCATTGAGCAATCACGCTCCCCGAGGTGAATAGCATTGCCATGGGTATCGGAAAGCACTTGAAATTCCACATGACGTGGATTATCTAAGTAACGCTCCATGTAGACCATGGGATTACCGAAAGCATTGGCAGCCTCGGTTCGAGTCAGGGAAATAGCAGTGATGAGATTGGCCTCGCTATACACCACGCGCATTCCGCGACCACCACCACCACCAGCAGCCTTGATAATTAAGGGATAACCGATATCGTGGGCAATTTTAAGATTTTCTTCGTCGTTTTCACCCAAAGAACTATCGGAGCCTGGCACTGTGGGAACACCGGCGCGCTTCATAGCCAGAATTGCTTGAACTTTATCCCCCATCAAACGAATATTGTCAGGGCGCGGTCCAATAAAAATAAAACCGCTATGCTCGACACGTTCAGCAAAATCAGCATTTTCAGAAAGAAAACCATAGCCAGGATGGATGGCACTGGCATCGGTAACCTCAGCTGCGCTAATTACCGCAGGTACATTTAGATAACTCCCAGTAGCCATGGGAGGACCAATACATACCGATTCGTCGGCTAAACGTACATGCTTAAGGTCACGATCAGCCGTGGAATGAACGGCCACAGTACGAATATCCATCTCGTGGCACGCACGTAAAATGCGTAGGGCGATTTCGCCACGATTGGCAATAACAACTTTTTTTATCATCAGAGTCTCCGAAACCTCACCCTTGAGGGCGGGGACGAAAGGAGACGGTTTTGCAACCGTTGGTAAAATGCCGGTCTTTTCCGGCGGTCAGCCGGTAAGCAGCCCAAGTGACACACACCTTGCGGTGTGTGTTCTCATCGCCACTGTTGCAACGCAGCGTATTGCGACAAACCGTTGCGTAGTTATCCGTACCGGGTCTGCATTTGCCGCTTTCATTGCTTAGAGTTGCCTGTCTGCCGACAGGCAGGAGGAAACGCCCCAAGGTGAGTCTTTAATTACTGCATTGCAACGTCGCCCGATTGCTCGGACTTAGGCTGGTCAATCTCCGACTTGTTGCCACAAACCTCGCCCTTGAGGGCGGGGAGATTGATCGATGCGAAGAAGGCAAATAAAAGTTAATCAATGACCAAAATTGGCTGACCGTATTCAACAGGCTGCCCATTCTCAACAAGAATGGCTTTAATATTCCCGGCGTAGTCGGCATCAATCTGATTTAGCATCTTCATGGCCTCGATAATACACACGGTATCGCCGACATTAACTCTTTGACCTATTTCCACGAAAGCTTTTGATCCGGGAGATGGGGAGCGGTAAAAGGTACCTACCATGGGCGAGGTAAGAATATGCCCGGAAGGCAGGGAAGATTCGGAATTGATCGCTACAGTGGCTACTGATGGAATCGCTAATGGCGGTGCGGGCATTGTAGCAGGAGGGGTGCCAGGAACCATCGTGAGCGGAAGGGTAGAAGCCGTCGGATATCGGTTGATACGTACTGATTCCTCACCCTCATGGATCTCGATTTCGGAGATGCCAGATGCTTCCACCAGCTCAATGAGTTTTTTTATCTTTCTGATATCCATGGACTTTAAGTTGCTTATTCATATATCTTTGGCGTGGAAACCCCCTCGATCCCGAAGAGTGGAGGGGAGGAAACGCTGTCTTTGGTGTTAATCAAAGGTTAGCAAAACTAGATGCCGGTCTTTCCCAGCGGCCAGGCACTTACGCGGCCCTAGTAGTGTGGCTCCCCTCGCCAAAGTTGTAACGCAGCTTCGATTCTTGCGAACTTTGCAGCAGACCATTTCGTTCCATCCCAGGAATGTCTGCATCCGCTACTTTCAGAGCTACGAACTTACGAACTGAGGAAGCATTCGTAGATGAGTCTTGTACTTCGTTGCAACGTAGTCCAATGTTTTGGACTTAGGCTAGTCAAGCTGGGACTTATGAGTTTTACCTCACCAGAGCCTCGCTCCAGAATGGTCGAGAGGCTCTTGACTTTCAATGTGATCAAAAATGAGCGGATTGATTAAGATTTATTGGTAATGCGTTTTAGTGCGGCATCCAAAGCTAATTCATATCCATGAGCGCCTAATCCGCTGATGATTCCGACTGCAATATCGGAAAAATATGAATGTTGACGAAAGGGCTCACGCGCATGAATATTGGACAAATGAATCTCGATAAATGGAATCGCTACCGCCAGCAAGGCATCACGCAAGGCAACGCTGGTATGGGTATAGGCAGCAGGGTTAATAATAATAAAATCCACTCCATCCCGAGCTGCGGTATGAATACGATCTATCAGGGCATGTTCGGCGTTACCTTGGAAAGTCTCCAAATGACAACCCGCCACTTCAGCGAGTTGCTGAAGCCGCGCGTCAATGTCGTCAAGTGTCGTGTTACCGTATTTATCCGGTTCGCGGACACCAAGCAGATTCAAATTGGGACCATGTAAAACCAACAGGCGCGCCATCAATTCCCCTTCAAAGATCTACCCCTTCTAACTCAAGGAAAGATTGTGCCTAAGATCAAGGTTATTGTCCATCCTGTTTGCCGCTAACCGCAAGAAACATTGATTATCAGGTCACAACAAGGGACGAATAGTTTTTTCGGCAGCAGTGGCGGACAACTCACCAAGATGGGTAGACACTACCTTCCCGGAACGATCAATAATCACTGTATAAGGTAAACCACCGGCATGGTCACCATAACGAGTGGCCAATCCAATTCCAGTATCTTCCCCTACGAGATTGGGATAATCAATACGAACATCAGCCATGAAACGACGTACTTTCTCAGGTTCATCAATGGCGATGCCAACGACCATGAATCCCTTGTCATGGTAAGCGTGGTAAAGGTTTACAAACCCCGGGATCTCCTTGCGGCAAGGCGGACACCAGGTGGCCCAGAAATTGAGTAATACCACTTGGCCAACCCATTCATCGCTACTATGCGATTGTCCTTCTGCGTCGTTCATGGTGAAACCATTGCCTCGTGTTAAGATTGGGTAATCCGAGGCAGATGAAAAAAGTATTCCTTGGAGATAGTAAATGGAAGTTGTTCCTGCTCCGATACCAAGCACAGTCAGGATCAATAACATGATGATCCGTAGCAATTTTTTCATGCAACTTCCTGATAATTAACGCTTTCTATAATCCAATTTAAATAGTTTGGCAGCCCGTGCGCAATGTGAAGGGCTATGACTTCGGGGATGTGATAGGGATGGTGTTTGGTTAAACAATCCTCTAGCGCCTGATACACGGAAGCGTGAGTCTTGATTATCAATAGATGCTCCGCAGAAGTTTCTACATTTCCCGCCCAACGATAAACCGAAGTAATGCCAGGCAAGAGATTGACACAGGCGGCGAGGCGTTCCTCCACAATGGTATTAGCCAAGGTACGGGCGACCTCAGCATTCGGGCAGGTGCATAACACAACCAATAACTTATCGGTGCTCATCCAAATTCGGCGCGAAAACCCCTGGCTTTAGCCATGGTGAGAAAGCGCCACCTCCTGTTTTTTCTTGCTGAAGTTGCCGATCTTTCCCGGCCGTCAACCCTTTCGGGTCTGGTGACACACAACTTGCGGTGTGGCTTCCCTCGCCAATTCAATTAAAGTCCCCGGCTTTAACCGTGGGGTGATTTACGGCTGTCTTTATCAGTAAGCCATGCATTCACACTCTGTAAATCAGCCTCATCAAGTTGTCCCGCCGCATGGTTGAGACGCAAAGTATCCAGGACATATTCATAACGTGCCCGCGAGTAATCACGCTCCGCTGCAAAGAGAAGACGTTGGGTATTGAGTACATCAACGATGGTGCGCGTCCCCACGTTGTAACCCGCTTCTGTGGCCTGGAGGGCGCTCTGGTTGGAAACAACCGCCTGCTTTAGTGCCTTAACCCGTGAAATCTCCGTCACTACTCCGAGATAAGATTTTCTGGCGGAAAGTATCGTGGCCCGTTGGCTTTGCTCTAGCAGATCCAGCGTGCGGGCATAGTCTGATTCTGATTGACGTACCCGAGAATTAATTAGTCCGCCCTGGTAAAGAGGCATCGAAAGCTGCAATCCAATAACGGCGCTATCGGTATCGGTGGTGCCCGCAACACTACCCCCACTAATATTTTGAATCTTGACGCCACCTACTGCGTCAAGGCGCGGATAGTGACCAGAACGTTGCACCTCAATATATTTTTTTGCGCCTTCCACTTGAAAACGAGCAGCTTCCAAGGTCGGATTGCGTTTGACGGCGATCTCAGCCCAACGATCGGGATCGGCAGGATCAGGAGGAACCAGCGGCGTTTTTTCGCTCAAGGAAGCAAGATCGCCAGGATAGTTTCCCGTGATTTCACGTAGTGCTTCTTTAACATTGGCGACTTGATTCTCGGCGGCGAGTTCCTGAGCAACCGTAAGGTCATAACTCGCCTGGGCCTCGTGGACATCGGTAATTGCGATGAGACCCACCGCGAATCGCTGCTTACTTTGTTCAAGCTGGCGTCCGACCGCACGTTTTTCAGCGCGCACGGTTTCCAGCGCGTCAAGGGCAGCGAGAACATCGAAATAACGCTCCGCTACCCGTAACATCAACGCTTGATGGGCAGCGCCATATTCAGCCTCCACCTGGCTTACTTGAAAGTTCGATTTCTCCAGTACCAGCGCTGTTTCTCGATGGTAGATCGGTTGAGTAATGTTGAGCGCAGCACCATGATCGGAAAAATTTTTCGTTTGACCCGAGCTGGCTCCGCCTTGGCCTAGGGCCGCCGCATTTGCGTAACTGGTTTTTTGACGATTGAAATTCAGATCCGCGTTGGCACTAATCGTCGGTAAAAATCCCGACCTGGCCTGAAGCACTACCTCTTGAGTGGAATTCCGCATGGCAGCAGCCGCTGCTAACTGCGGATCATGCTCCAATGCGAGGCGATAGACTGTCATCAAATCCTCAGCCCTAGAAACAGCGGGCAGAGCCGAAAGCACAACAGCGAACAGAGCAAGAATCACTGCTAATCCTTAACTTGTTGATAAATCATGAGTATCAGTAGACGGGCATGGCAGGATCAACATCGCGTGCCCACGCGGCCACGCCTCCAGTCAGATTGATCACGTTGGTGAAGCCCATATGCTCCAGAAAATAGGCAACTTGATAACTCCGCACTCCGTGGTGGCAGATCACCACCGTTTCGCGGTTTTTGTCAAGGGTTTGGTAAGAGGTCGGAATTTGGCGCATTGGAAGAAGTTGTGCTCCCTCAAGACGGCATACCTGATATTCCCAAGGCTCGCGTACATCTAATAAAAACGGAGCCACACGAGCCTGGTTTAGATATTCCTTAAGCTGCATCGGCGAGAGGTGGCGCATGAATAATTCCAGTCTAATAATTCCGGTCTTTAAAATAAGAAACGCCGCTGGCCGGTCGCGTTCACCAACGGAGTAAGAATGGTTTCAAAAATGTCTTCCCTGGCATAGGCGTCTTCCCCAATTCGCGTCACCAAACATGCTTTCATTACCGGAGGCACACCAACCACGGCAAACATTCGTCCCCCGGGACGCAGGCTGCGTGAGAACGTGTCAGGTAGTTCAGGCATGGAGCCGGTAAGGACAATCACATCATAAGGCGCATGACGATCCCAGCCTGCAGCGGCGTCCCCTTGCTCCAGAGTCACATTAGTGATTCCTAGAGAAGTCAGGCGTTCGTATGCGCTAGTCACAAAATCGTCATAAATATCGACGCTATAAACATGTTTGGCAAGGCTAGCCAATAGCGCAGTGACAAAACCGCTGCCAGTACCCACTTCCAAGACTATATCTGTAGGACGCAACGCCAAAGTCTGAAGCATGCGTCCCTCGACGACGGGAAACATGGTTGCCTGACCATGACCAATAGGAATCTCAATGGCGGCAAAAGCGAAGTTACGGTAAATTGGTGGTACAAACTTTTCCCTAGGAATGTTTCCTAGTACATCCAACACCTGGGAGTCAAGGA includes these proteins:
- the tolC gene encoding Outer membrane protein TolC gives rise to the protein MILALFAVVLSALPAVSRAEDLMTVYRLALEHDPQLAAAAAMRNSTQEVVLQARSGFLPTISANADLNFNRQKTSYANAAALGQGGASSGQTKNFSDHGAALNITQPIYHRETALVLEKSNFQVSQVEAEYGAAHQALMLRVAERYFDVLAALDALETVRAEKRAVGRQLEQSKQRFAVGLIAITDVHEAQASYDLTVAQELAAENQVANVKEALREITGNYPGDLASLSEKTPLVPPDPADPDRWAEIAVKRNPTLEAARFQVEGAKKYIEVQRSGHYPRLDAVGGVKIQNISGGSVAGTTDTDSAVIGLQLSMPLYQGGLINSRVRQSESDYARTLDLLEQSQRATILSARKSYLGVVTEISRVKALKQAVVSNQSALQATEAGYNVGTRTIVDVLNTQRLLFAAERDYSRARYEYVLDTLRLNHAAGQLDEADLQSVNAWLTDKDSRKSPHG
- a CDS encoding Rhodanese-related sulfurtransferase translates to MRHLSPMQLKEYLNQARVAPFLLDVREPWEYQVCRLEGAQLLPMRQIPTSYQTLDKNRETVVICHHGVRSYQVAYFLEHMGFTNVINLTGGVAAWARDVDPAMPVY
- a CDS encoding protein-L-isoaspartate(D-aspartate) O-methyltransferase, translating into MPNINLDHARFNMVKQQIQPWDVLDSQVLDVLGNIPREKFVPPIYRNFAFAAIEIPIGHGQATMFPVVEGRMLQTLALRPTDIVLEVGTGSGFVTALLASLAKHVYSVDIYDDFVTSAYERLTSLGITNVTLEQGDAAAGWDRHAPYDVIVLTGSMPELPDTFSRSLRPGGRMFAVVGVPPVMKACLVTRIGEDAYAREDIFETILTPLVNATGQRRFLF